Below is a window of Zygotorulaspora mrakii chromosome 3, complete sequence DNA.
GCAGAGCCACCATGTGCCTCAGTCATGTTGCTCAACTCACTGGATGCATTTTTGTAACCCAAAGGAACAAAAATCATACCGTGGTGGACTAAAGTTGACAAATTGTTAATAATGGTAGCTTCATTACCACCACCGGTACCTGTTGAGACAAAAACACCAGCAGGCTTTCCATGCAGTGCACCCTTCATCCAAAGACCTCCAGTGGCATCCCAGAATGCGCGAACTTGTGCTGAAGCATTACCAAATCGAGTTGGAATACCAAACAAAAATGCATCGTACTCCTCCAAAGTGGCATTTGTAGCCAATGGATAGGCAGGCTTTGGGCGACCGCCAAGGGCTGCGACTACGCCTGGAGCTAAAGTCTCTGGGACTTGGAAAATATCAGCTAAACCACCAGCTGCCTGAACACCCTTCTGTTCGGCTTCAGCCAAGATGGCAGTATGTCCATAAAGTGtataaataataatagcGACTTTTGGTGCCATTTTTAAATGTGACTGTTTGCAATATAGAGAATAATTGATATCTTGGTGTGCTGTGAATTCAAATACACCTCAATAACGTCGGAAGATGCTGCAAATTATATAGTATGCTCTAGAAGATAAAAGAGGTAATATTGATCGTTTTACATTTTGTAAGGTATTAAATTGGCTTCTCAGAGCAGCCTACTTAGTAATATGTAGTGCTGATTAAATAATGATAAGATAATGTTGGGAGCTGAATAATGCAAGATTTAAGAGACATATTTTTAAGACGGGGAATTGACTTCAAACTCAATTAAGGGAGCGTCTTGCAATCAGAGAGCCGTGACAGAAATATTTAGCTAGATTTTACGTTGAAGGCGCAAGGTATTCTACCGCATTACATACGACTAACAGAACCCTTATTCAATCAACTTTGGTCAGCTTTGGCAAACTCACATCAACCTTGGTAGTGCCGACCAGCATTATCATCTGGATCAACATTGACCATTTTGATGGGTTTGCCTAGCTTTCCTTAACAGTCAACTGAAAATATACATATATGCTTGATATCAAAGTCACGTGTAATTGAAGGTCGTTTATTCTGCACGCAGAATAGCACATATATGATCCGCTTGTCTTGTTACACACCAGATGGCAACAGACCTGGGTCCAAGAGTTCATCCGGTATCGATAATGTTTTATTGGATATTTTGTGTTCACGTTTAGGATTTCAAGGCTTTGCGTTTTAGAGATCATCCACTTACAGTTCTCTACTCGGGCCAACTAAGTAAACATGTTGGATTCGGTCAATAAATAGCGCCAATTCATATAGTAGCGACcagttttgatttgaaaagtccAGGACAGCAAAGCTGGTCCGCTGCCAGTTACTCTCTGACATTCTGACCATTTATTTTATTAGCAGGAAGACTCGGAGATCTTCTTTAACTTCgaaaattcatcatcttgGTAGTCTTGTGTCATGGAACCTGGTCAATACTTGCAGGATTCAACATATTCAGTGctgaaatcttttttgaaggcaGTGGCGCCTTTCAAGAGCTAGGAGTAATATTTACTTTACCGAATGCCTATGTTATACTTCGTCTCACCTAGATGCAGGGAAAAAGGAAACGCATTATCTTCAGCCTATTTGATGCCGAAGCACCAGTTATATTTCTTATAGGCGCTGGTTGCTCGTCTTTGCTGAGCCAAGTTGCCTGGTAGCCGTGGGCTTACTGGCTAACGGAAATTGCGTTTCTGCTTCAGGCAATGATAGGATACTTTGTTCTTCCTTAAAACTATATACCAGTCCAGAACAATAGACTAACACTTCTGGAACAACTGGATTTTACGGGATCACTTTCAGGAGCTGCCGGCTTAGCTCTATTGAATTTGGCTCGGAACCAAGATGCTATGGTTGGTTGGCATGTTACATATACGTATTGTCTTCCTTTAATTGGTATCTTCCtctcttcaacttttgGATATATCGAGGTCCAGGACGCTCAGTGATTGGTTCCACTTACTTCGCTGTCAAGAGATGAAGTTTTCTTGATTGGCTGTATTGCCGTGGGATGGTTAAGCTTACCTCTTGAGTTATTATATGAATTCAGAAATATCTCTGCAAAGAATTTAAGGAATTCGCCTGAAGTGTCTGTCTCCTACTGGAAAAGATCAATGATAAATGACACTGACCAGTTAACTTCACtaatgaaatcaattcttcatGTACGATACAAAATTATGGATGGAAATCAATTACATTAATGAGCAAATGCTACATTCCGCGAAACTTATTTGAACGTCGTACTACGGAAGACTCTAGACTTATTACCTCCACTGTGCGAAACTTTGCATTACATTCATAAAACTGCAACATGACGAAATGTTCAGAAGTGAATTATTTCGAAATTATCAGGTTTTCTGCTACTGTGTTGTTCGATTGATATCCGTTCTTTCTCTCGATGCTTTATAATAGCTTAGTGTTGATAATTCAACAGCGAAGCATCACAAAAGTGGGAACGATACAACGGCACAACGATTTGGAGCGTTCGCCATGTAACATGACAAAAGCTACACTTATTGAATTACGATTGGACGTTCTTTGTTGTCTCTgactgaaaaatatcaactaACGACTACTGTATTATATTTctgttatttttatttaatTGAAAACATGTTCACCGTAGATCGCCTCCAATTCATGTAAATCTTTTCACAAGattcaataaaattcaATGGACAATATTTACTCCATTCTCTATAAAAATGTAAATGAAAACTTAGGTTTTCGAATTGATTAAAATGTTCAAATGTATTTGTAAGGATTCAAAATTCCATTAGGGTCATAGTGattcttgatatctttcatAAATCTTATCTCTATATCACTCCTAGAATAATGCAGTTTGCCCTTTTTATGGAAACCAACACCATGCTCAGCACTGATAGAACCTTTTTTAGACTGAATGTATTCATAAACAAATGGTTCTAATAGGTTTTCAATTTGCTTTGTGAACTCTCTCACAGcaatattcaaatgaatATTTCCATCACCAACATGACCGTATCCACAAGATTTAACAATTGGTTTTGGTGCATCACCAATCAGTCCAGCTGCATTCAACCTCTCTGTCACGGCTTCTGATACAGAATATAAATCCTTCAGCTGAAGGGACATATCGTACTTGTACATTCCTCCATAGGAGTTACAAGCTGTAGGAACAGACTTTCTCCAAGTCCAAATTCTATCATAATCAGCTTTGTCCTTGGCCATTACACCCTCAGAGATCAGTTTCGAGTTTAGAGTTTCTGAAACGAAAGCGCTCAGCTTTTCGTCATCATGATTTTTGTTGGATCCTGATGTTTCAATGAGGACATAAAAGTTatgttgatttttcaatgggAAGGGCAAGTCTTTCAAGTATTCTATGGTGCATTCAATGGAGCCGCGATCCatgaattcaaaagcaGATAAAATTTCGGATAGCTCACTCTTTGCCTTGACAAATAGTTTTTGCACGGTGTCAAAACAATCAAGACCAAAAAAGACGGCATTCACTGCTTTTGGTTTTGCTGCTGCAAGTATAGATACACCAGTGATGACACCAATGGTACCTTCTGCACCGATGAATAGCTGCTTCAAGTCGTAGCCAGTGTTGTCTTTCCGTAAGGCATTCATGTTGCTGATAATTTCGCCATTAGGTAGAACTACCTCTAAACCCAAGACATTTCCATGCAGAGAGCCATATCTCAACAGGTTCAAACCACCTGCATTCGTTGATACGACGCCCCCTACGTGACAGTTATTTCTTGAGGGCAAATCTAGCGGAAAGATATGGTCATGCTCATGCAAATATTGATGTGCGTCGCGCATAACGACGCCTGCGTCACATTTGAAAGTTCCGCTGACAGGATCGAAGTCTCTGATTTTGTTCAAGTTTCTCAGAGAAAGAACAATCTCATCAAAAACTGGAACTGAGGCACCAACTAAGTCAGTGTTACCACCTTGTGGTACCACTGCCAGCTTGTTGTCATTGCAATACTTCATAATTTTTGAGACTTTCTCGGTGGACTTAGGTAAGAGGATTAAATTGGATTGGCCTCTGTACTTCTTCATCCAATCCTGGTTGAAAGAAACAAGGTCCTCGGGGCTCTGCGATTGtaatatttcatcatttgaaagGATCGAGCGAAAATACGACACATCGGTGGAATCTAGAATCTTAAAGTTTGCAGTTCTCTTAACTTTTGGGTATTCCTCTGCAGTCAGATGCGCAATTGGTTGTGCTACAGTCATAGCTTTTTAAATAAATGTTAGTTATAGTTATGTTCAAGCAGTTGGTTAAACATCAAGATTGCTGTATATGTCTTGCATCCATCATTATGTTACATATATACTGTCCACATAGCCATAAGTCTTGTACGGGTTGACTTGACTtatttcctctttcatGCCGCGCGTGACTTGCACCCGACGGAGTCATTAACTGCAGATGTGGTGTCACACACTTGAAACTATCCACAGAAATTTATGTCGGTGAGAGTCATTCATTTTGATACTGAACCTAAGGGCCCCCCTGGAGGAGAATGCAAAACAACTGACTGACGATAAAGGCGGTTGGCTCGTATAAAGACCACTGTTTCGGGTTTTGTCAGAAGCATATAGATCAATCTCCTACGATACACTTTTCTGTACGAGACAACGAAGGTAAGAAAGGACATCTTAATTTGGCAAGGAACAATGCAGCACGACTGAGGTATGATACATGCTGAAAGTAAGACACGCAAATGACGAGATTTGAAGGCGGTAAATACGTACGTACAGTAAAAAGCTCAAAACATGGACAGAGATGCAGACAACTGTCCCTGGGGGTTTACAGATCGAATTTTTACGAGGTTTCTCCCACTTACAATAGGATAGCTCTAGAATGACCAAAGCAAAAACTTTCAATACCGAGAGCATGCACTTTGAAATGCAAGGCCTGTCTTCTTAGCCTTTATTCCGAGCGATGTAAAAGGCTGTCTCCCATTCAACTCTCAGCTTGGCGTCGTCAGATAAATTACAATCCAGCTTAATTTTCTCAACCACGTGATCTATGATATCCCTTGTACTGCCCTCGTTGTTATCTAACCATGTCTGGTATACACTCCATGTGCTCATGATATTTCTCAAccttttcaaagtaaaaTCATTCTTGTAGATAAAGAACTTTCCTGGCTTCATGCTTTTGAGCGGAACATAAGTCTCGCTTTGGATATGCTCGGACTTATCGTCTGGAATTCCAATATTAGAGCCCAATTTCCTGACGTACTTCATTTCCGATGGCCAAAGAGATCCAAAAGACTGCTCATCCTCGTATACGCTATGCCTGAAAATCTCATTTGCTCGGGGATAATCGATGAAGACTGGATCACAATAGAACCAATATGACAGGGTTCCCCCTGGTTTCAAGACTTTGTGTACCTGCTCGAAAAATCGATCAAATGCTGTATATTGTACAGATTCGCCTGCAACCACTAAGTCGACAGTGTTTTCCCCAAAACACTCATCTAATGCTTCTGCTCTcacctttttgaattcGACACGCTTCTCTTCACTATTAGGGATCTTATCTACAACTTCTCTAGCAGTTTGCAGCATCTTCTCTGAAGGATCGCATCCTACAACCTTATCAAAGTACTTCAAAAGAGGCAATGTACCAATGCCCGTTCCACACCCCACATCTACGGCCAACTTCCTCCCTCCAGCATGATATTCCACAATTGCCTCATAAAGACTGTTAGGGTACGTGATTCTATTCTCTTGATAGTTCTTTGAATCTATGCTATTATCTAGGTATGCGGTCATCTAGGTATGCGGTCATCTAGGTATGCGGTCATCTAGATACTGTTTTGTTGCTTGAACTTTATTCGATGAAGGGTTAGAGAGTGGCACtaaatgttttttttattgattTTATTGTGCACAAATAGCGATTTTGAATACCTCTTTTAAATACCTCTTAGTAGGCCGGTAGGGAGAATAGCCGCTAgattgcttctttttttagctTTAGTATCTGACTCTATACTTCACTTTTCGGAATACTCGTTCCCGGAGAGCTTCCCCGTGAAGTTCAACATCCGGTATTCCTTGGCATGAAAACTgataataaaaacaaagcaCGTGATTTTTAAGGTAAAGAACGTGGAAGACCCAAGCTCAACACTTGAATTCCAGTTTACGCCGCAATGTTACTGTAAATAAACTCACTTTGCTTGAATATCAAGGCTGAGTGTATGACGTTAACTTTAAGAAAGTGCGTTCTGAAAAGGGGGGAGGAACAAGACGTGAATCAGGCAGggttcaaaaaaaagaactcCGGCAAAAGGTGAGCAACACACTTCGATAGGAATATATCAGTTAAAAATCGATGAGTTCTAGTTCTAGTTGGAACTTGAACCCACatgtcatttttcaatactgTAATAATAAAGATAATAATAGGAGAAAAGACTTACTGTAACCTAGATCCAATTCTCAACCCTGCAGTGACTTATTTGCCCGTTCTGTAATTTAGCAAAGATTCTGATCAcaaattctgaaaaacCACCCTCTTATCAGAAGCGTTTTCTAATGTAAGCCAGCCATGTTCACGCATTATCGCTGCCCCCATTAAGAATCTCATCAGGTTCATGTTTTCAACTATACGGTACGTCTCTACTACAGCTCCAAGTTGAAACTCAATGATAAAGGTGTTAGGTGCTAGCCATTCACCCCTTCACTTCTTCTATACGAAAGAGCCTAACCTTTTGAACCTCCTTGTTAATTTGGTTTTTCTGAAGTTCTCCCATAGtcgttcttttttttcttctgtatTCTCAAACATGTCTCTGATCTTAGCTACTCTAAATCTTATCCACATTTTTCCTAAATGTTGAAGGTACGAGTGTATTTCTTTTTACAGCAGTCTGACGACAACAATCAGTCCAAGcaaattattaaaaaaatgcagTTAAGAATAGCTATAACTTtagttctttttttttctggatTCATCAGAAATTCAGTTCTCTTTTGCTATGGTAATCTCCTATATATATTGAAACAATCTGTCGCTAGTACTAATACTTAAAATCCCTCAACCCGTTTCCTCTATCGTTTCAACTTAAGATGTTTGTTCTTCGTGTAATTTATACTTAGAGATGCGAGCAAAAATCTGACAGTCTCTTCAGCCGTCATGCTATAATATTCACTGAGTATCATAGATCAATCTGCCAGTCAGCCGAATTCAATTGACGATGACTCAATATTACATGAGCCAACCGAAATATATCAGAAATGACTTATCCTCAGTGATACATGCCTGTCATTTCATTCCGGTTGCTTTAAGCGATGCATCATCATGGGTTAAAAAACGTCCCACATATCTTATCACGCGTTTTCAGATCATCACAAATTGTTTCAGATTGAATTTAGTAGTAggtttttcatttttctgctttgCTCAAAAATCAGCATTGAGTTCTTCCATGGAGCGATGAATAGTATCCATGTAGTAGTGATAAAATTGGTTGATTCGAAAAAGGCAGGTTATTTGTTAACAGCCACTTATTTCTTGAGTACATTGATGTTCTCAATTTTCATGCAAATAATATTCACCACACCAAGTCCAGGAATATTGTATTGCATAAACTGAATGCTCATCTCTTCTGAAGACAAGAATCGACAAGTAAGGTCCTATTCTTCTAGAAGGCAGAGAAGCAGCTGATACTAAGAAATCGCAGAAACACAATGCAGACGGGTTGGCTTCATCACCGGAGAAACCTATCCTCGGTTACATATGGCCAATTGGTGAGTAAATTGCAAGTCAAAGCCTTTCATTAGATCCTCTAACCTCGAATGCCTCGAAACAGTGAAAGTACGCCCGAAAAACCACCCAAGCCATATAGCTCAGATTATTCTGAGCTGTACTTCGACAAATCTATAACTCTCGTGGCCACCTTCTGTGTGAAATATCTGTCATGTGTTGAAGCTATTATGATACCCGGGAATGTCAATAAggcattttcaataactTCTAAACTTGGAAAATCAATGTGATTGGTAGGCTCATCTAGAATAAGGATAGAACATTTCCTCATGATAATTTGACAAAGCTGTGCTTTACGGCGGCACCCCACACTCAATGATTTTAGAGGACTCTTTAAATCGTGCCACTTATAAATTCCGAAATGATTCAAGCTACTAATCGCTTTCTGCTTTGAGGCATTTATGGAGGTATCTTCCTGCAGCAACTCAACTGGAGACTTATCCAAAGGAAGGTTCTCTTGCTCCTGATCTAAGTAACCAACAACTGCATTTCCACTGATAGAGACTGCACCATGATCTGCCTCTGTTAGACCCATAAGAATTCGGTTTAAAGTAGTTTTACCGGAACCATTAGGCCCCTCGATTATCAATCTTTCACCTttaatcaaagaaaaagacacGTTACTAAAAATGTGTTTCTCGTATGACTTTGAAATCTCAGACACGGCTATCCCCAAAAGTGAACTAAATGCAGAAGTTTCgtcaaaatcaaatgataTTTGCGATCTTTCGGGAATGACTTCAACCAAACTACTACTTACATGGTCAACTTTGTCAGAA
It encodes the following:
- the DLD3 gene encoding D-lactate dehydrogenase; translation: MTVAQPIAHLTAEEYPKVKRTANFKILDSTDVSYFRSILSNDEILQSQSPEDLVSFNQDWMKKYRGQSNLILLPKSTEKVSKIMKYCNDNKLAVVPQGGNTDLVGASVPVFDEIVLSLRNLNKIRDFDPVSGTFKCDAGVVMRDAHQYLHEHDHIFPLDLPSRNNCHVGGVVSTNAGGLNLLRYGSLHGNVLGLEVVLPNGEIISNMNALRKDNTGYDLKQLFIGAEGTIGVITGVSILAAAKPKAVNAVFFGLDCFDTVQKLFVKAKSELSEILSAFEFMDRGSIECTIEYLKDLPFPLKNQHNFYVLIETSGSNKNHDDEKLSAFVSETLNSKLISEGVMAKDKADYDRIWTWRKSVPTACNSYGGMYKYDMSLQLKDLYSVSEAVTERLNAAGLIGDAPKPIVKSCGYGHVGDGNIHLNIAVREFTKQIENLLEPFVYEYIQSKKGSISAEHGVGFHKKGKLHYSRSDIEIRFMKDIKNHYDPNGILNPYKYI
- a CDS encoding class I SAM-dependent methyltransferase, which produces MTAYLDNSIDSKNYQENRITYPNSLYEAIVEYHAGGRKLAVDVGCGTGIGTLPLLKYFDKVVGCDPSEKMLQTAREVVDKIPNSEEKRVEFKKVRAEALDECFGENTVDLVVAGESVQYTAFDRFFEQVHKVLKPGGTLSYWFYCDPVFIDYPRANEIFRHSVYEDEQSFGSLWPSEMKYVRKLGSNIGIPDDKSEHIQSETYVPLKSMKPGKFFIYKNDFTLKRLRNIMSTWSVYQTWLDNNEGSTRDIIDHVVEKIKLDCNLSDDAKLRVEWETAFYIARNKG